The following coding sequences are from one Macaca mulatta isolate MMU2019108-1 chromosome 7, T2T-MMU8v2.0, whole genome shotgun sequence window:
- the IGDCC3 gene encoding immunoglobulin superfamily DCC subclass member 3 isoform X2, translated as MIHHFRLERGGSPSDEGDYECVAQNRFGLVVSRKARIQAATMSDFHVHPQATVGEEGGVARFQCQIHGLPEPLITWEKNRVPIDTDNERYTLLPKGVLQITGLRAEDSGIFHCVASNIASIRISHGARLTVSGSGSGAYKEPAILVGPENLTLTVHQTAVLECVATGNPRPIVSWSRLDGRPIGVEGIQVLGTGNLIISDVTVQHSGVYVCAANRPGTRVRRTAQGRLVVQAPAEFVQHPQSISRPAGTTAMFTCQAQGEPPPHVTWLKNGQVLGPGGHVRLKNNNSTLTISGIGPEDEAIYQCVAENSAGSSQASARLTVLWAEGLPGPPRNVQAVSVSSTEVRVSWSEPLANTKEIIGYVLHIRKAADPPELEYQEAVSKSTFQHLVSDLEPSTAYSFYIKAYTPRGASSASVPTLASTLGEAPAPPPLSVRVLGSSSLQLLWEPWPRLAQHEGGFKLFYRPASKTSFTGPILLPGTVSSYNLSQLDPTAVYEVKLLAYNQHGDGNATVRFVSLRGASERTALSPPCDCRKEEAANQTSTTGIVIGIHIGVTCIIFCVLFLLFGQRGRVLLCKDVENQLSPPQGPRSQRDPGILALNGARRGERGQLGRDEKHVDMKELEQLFPPAGAAGQPDPRPTDPAAPAPCEETQLSTLPLQGCGLMEGKTAEATAPCAGLAAAPPPPDRGPGLLGEGQTARPAEARVTQPAHSEQ; from the exons CCATGTCGGACTTCCACGTGCATCCCCAGGCCACCGTGGGCGAGGAGGGTGGTGTGGCCCGCTTCCAGTGCCAAATCCATGGGCTTCCCGAACCTCTGATCACGTGGGAGAAGAACAGAGTCCCAATTGACACGGACAATGAGAG GTACACATTGCTGCCCAAGGGGGTCCTGCAGATCACAGGACTTCGAGCTGAGGACAGTGGCATTTTCCACTGCGTGGCCTCAAACATCGCCAGTATCCGGATCAGCCACGGGGCCAGGCTCACCGTGTCAG GCTCGGGCTCTGGGGCCTACAAGGAGCCAGCCATCCTCGTGGGGCCTGAGAACCTCACCCTGACGGTGCACCAGACCGCGGTGCTTGAGTGTGTCGCCACGGGCAACCCGCGCCCCATTGTGTCCTGGAGCCGCCTGG aTGGTCGCCCTATTGGGGTGGAGGGCATCCAGGTGCTGGGCACGGGAAACCTCATCATCTCAGACGTGACGGTCCAGCACTCCGGCGTCTACGTCTGTGCGGCCAACAGACCTGGCACCCGGGTGAGGAGAACAGCACAGGGCCGGCTGGTGGTGCAAG CCCCAGCTGAGTTTGTGCAGCATCCCCAGTCCATCTCCAGgccagctgggaccacagccatgtTCACCTGCCAAGCCCAGGGTGAGCCACCGCCTCACGTCACATGGCTGAAGAACGGACAGGTGCTGGGGCCGGGAGGCCACGTCAGGCTCAAGAACAACAACAG CACACTGACCATTTCTGGAATCGGTCCTGAAGATGAGGCCATCTACCAGTGTGTGGCTGAGAACAGTGCGGGCTCATCACAGGCCAGTGCCAGGCTGACCGTACTGTGGGCTGAGGGGCTCCCTGGGCCTCCCCGCAATGTGCAGGCGGTTTCTGTGTCTTCCACTGAGGTGCGTGTGTCCTGGAGTGAGCCGCTGGCCAACACCAAGGAGATCATCGGCTACGTCCTGCACATCAGGAAGGCTGCTG ACCCACCGGAGCTGGAGTATCAGGAAGCAGTCAGCAAGAGCACCTTTCAGCACCTGGTCAGCGACCTGGAGCCCTCCACGGCCTACAGTTTCTACATCAAGGCCTACACACCAAGGGgggccagctcagcctctgtgCCCACCCTAGCCAGCACCCTGGGTGAAG cccctgccccacccccgcTGTCAGTGCGGGTCCTGGGCAGCTCCtccctgcagctgctgtgggagcCTTGGCCCCGGCTGGCCCAGCACGAGGGCGGCTTCAAGCTGTTTTACCGCCCAGCAAGCAAGACCTCCTTCACCGGCCCCATCCTGCTGCCTGGAACTGTCTCCTCCTACAACCTCAGCCAGCTTG ACCCCACTGCAGTGTACGAGGTGAAGCTGCTCGCCTACAACCAGCATGGAGACGGCAACGCCACAGTCCGCTTTGTGTCTTTGAGGGGAGCATCTGAGAGGACAG CCTTGAGCCCACCATGTGACTGCCGGAAGGAGGAGGCCGCCAACCAGACGTCCACCACAGGCATCGTCATCGGCATCCACATCGGGGTCACCTGCATCATCTTCTGtgtcctcttcctcctgttcGGCCAAAGGGGCAG GGTCCTCTTGTGTAAGGATGTGGAAAACCAGCTGTCCCCTCCTCAGGGTCCCCGGAGCCAAAGGGACCCTGGCATTCTGGCCCTAAATGGGGCGAGACGGGGAGAGCGGGGCCAGCTGGGCCGAGATGAGAAACATGTGGATATGAAGGAGCTGGAGCAGCTGTTCCCCCCGGCCGGGGCAGCAGGGCAGCCAGACCCCAGACCCACA GATCCTGCAGCCCCTGCCCCGTGTGAGGAGACCCAGCTCTCCACGCTGCCACTTCAGGGGTGCGGCCTGATGGAGGGGAAGACAGCGGAGGCCACGGCCCCCTGCGCAGGCCTGGCGGCTGCCCCACCACCCCCAGATAGAGGCCCCGGCCTCCTCGGTGAAGGCCAGACTGCCAGGCCTGCAGAGGCCCGGGTTACCCAGCCAGCTCACTCTGAACAGTAG
- the IGDCC3 gene encoding immunoglobulin superfamily DCC subclass member 3 isoform X1, with protein sequence MIHHFRLERGGSPSDEGDYECVAQNRFGLVVSRKARIQAATMSDFHVHPQATVGEEGGVARFQCQIHGLPEPLITWEKNRVPIDTDNERYTLLPKGVLQITGLRAEDSGIFHCVASNIASIRISHGARLTVSGSGSGAYKEPAILVGPENLTLTVHQTAVLECVATGNPRPIVSWSRLDGRPIGVEGIQVLGTGNLIISDVTVQHSGVYVCAANRPGTRVRRTAQGRLVVQAPAEFVQHPQSISRPAGTTAMFTCQAQGEPPPHVTWLKNGQVLGPGGHVRLKNNNSTLTISGIGPEDEAIYQCVAENSAGSSQASARLTVLWAEGLPGPPRNVQAVSVSSTEVRVSWSEPLANTKEIIGYVLHIRKAADPPELEYQEAVSKSTFQHLVSDLEPSTAYSFYIKAYTPRGASSASVPTLASTLGEAPAPPPLSVRVLGSSSLQLLWEPWPRLAQHEGGFKLFYRPASKTSFTGPILLPGTVSSYNLSQLDPTAVYEVKLLAYNQHGDGNATVRFVSLRGASERTALSPPCDCRKEEAANQTSTTGIVIGIHIGVTCIIFCVLFLLFGQRGRVLLCKDVENQLSPPQGPRSQRDPGILALNGARRGERGQLGRDEKHVDMKELEQLFPPAGAAGQPDPRPTQDPAAPAPCEETQLSTLPLQGCGLMEGKTAEATAPCAGLAAAPPPPDRGPGLLGEGQTARPAEARVTQPAHSEQ encoded by the exons CCATGTCGGACTTCCACGTGCATCCCCAGGCCACCGTGGGCGAGGAGGGTGGTGTGGCCCGCTTCCAGTGCCAAATCCATGGGCTTCCCGAACCTCTGATCACGTGGGAGAAGAACAGAGTCCCAATTGACACGGACAATGAGAG GTACACATTGCTGCCCAAGGGGGTCCTGCAGATCACAGGACTTCGAGCTGAGGACAGTGGCATTTTCCACTGCGTGGCCTCAAACATCGCCAGTATCCGGATCAGCCACGGGGCCAGGCTCACCGTGTCAG GCTCGGGCTCTGGGGCCTACAAGGAGCCAGCCATCCTCGTGGGGCCTGAGAACCTCACCCTGACGGTGCACCAGACCGCGGTGCTTGAGTGTGTCGCCACGGGCAACCCGCGCCCCATTGTGTCCTGGAGCCGCCTGG aTGGTCGCCCTATTGGGGTGGAGGGCATCCAGGTGCTGGGCACGGGAAACCTCATCATCTCAGACGTGACGGTCCAGCACTCCGGCGTCTACGTCTGTGCGGCCAACAGACCTGGCACCCGGGTGAGGAGAACAGCACAGGGCCGGCTGGTGGTGCAAG CCCCAGCTGAGTTTGTGCAGCATCCCCAGTCCATCTCCAGgccagctgggaccacagccatgtTCACCTGCCAAGCCCAGGGTGAGCCACCGCCTCACGTCACATGGCTGAAGAACGGACAGGTGCTGGGGCCGGGAGGCCACGTCAGGCTCAAGAACAACAACAG CACACTGACCATTTCTGGAATCGGTCCTGAAGATGAGGCCATCTACCAGTGTGTGGCTGAGAACAGTGCGGGCTCATCACAGGCCAGTGCCAGGCTGACCGTACTGTGGGCTGAGGGGCTCCCTGGGCCTCCCCGCAATGTGCAGGCGGTTTCTGTGTCTTCCACTGAGGTGCGTGTGTCCTGGAGTGAGCCGCTGGCCAACACCAAGGAGATCATCGGCTACGTCCTGCACATCAGGAAGGCTGCTG ACCCACCGGAGCTGGAGTATCAGGAAGCAGTCAGCAAGAGCACCTTTCAGCACCTGGTCAGCGACCTGGAGCCCTCCACGGCCTACAGTTTCTACATCAAGGCCTACACACCAAGGGgggccagctcagcctctgtgCCCACCCTAGCCAGCACCCTGGGTGAAG cccctgccccacccccgcTGTCAGTGCGGGTCCTGGGCAGCTCCtccctgcagctgctgtgggagcCTTGGCCCCGGCTGGCCCAGCACGAGGGCGGCTTCAAGCTGTTTTACCGCCCAGCAAGCAAGACCTCCTTCACCGGCCCCATCCTGCTGCCTGGAACTGTCTCCTCCTACAACCTCAGCCAGCTTG ACCCCACTGCAGTGTACGAGGTGAAGCTGCTCGCCTACAACCAGCATGGAGACGGCAACGCCACAGTCCGCTTTGTGTCTTTGAGGGGAGCATCTGAGAGGACAG CCTTGAGCCCACCATGTGACTGCCGGAAGGAGGAGGCCGCCAACCAGACGTCCACCACAGGCATCGTCATCGGCATCCACATCGGGGTCACCTGCATCATCTTCTGtgtcctcttcctcctgttcGGCCAAAGGGGCAG GGTCCTCTTGTGTAAGGATGTGGAAAACCAGCTGTCCCCTCCTCAGGGTCCCCGGAGCCAAAGGGACCCTGGCATTCTGGCCCTAAATGGGGCGAGACGGGGAGAGCGGGGCCAGCTGGGCCGAGATGAGAAACATGTGGATATGAAGGAGCTGGAGCAGCTGTTCCCCCCGGCCGGGGCAGCAGGGCAGCCAGACCCCAGACCCACA CAGGATCCTGCAGCCCCTGCCCCGTGTGAGGAGACCCAGCTCTCCACGCTGCCACTTCAGGGGTGCGGCCTGATGGAGGGGAAGACAGCGGAGGCCACGGCCCCCTGCGCAGGCCTGGCGGCTGCCCCACCACCCCCAGATAGAGGCCCCGGCCTCCTCGGTGAAGGCCAGACTGCCAGGCCTGCAGAGGCCCGGGTTACCCAGCCAGCTCACTCTGAACAGTAG